The genomic window CTCGCGCTCCAGCTGGCCAAGAGCCTGAACTGCGCCGCCGCGCCGGCCGGGCTCGACGCCTGCGACGCCTGCATCTCCTGCCGCAAGGTGGACTCCGGCAGCCACCCCGACGTCCAGGTCATCGCCCCCGAGACGAAGGTGTTCAAGATCGACCAGGTCCGGGCGCTGATCCAGGAGATCTACTACCTCCCCTTCGAGGGGCGGCGCCGCGTCTTCATCCTCGACGACGCCGACCGGATGAACGAGGAGGCGGCCAACGCGCTGCTCAAAACCCTCGAGGAGCCGCCCGAGAGCAGCAGCCTGATCCTCATCACGGCCAACCTCTACGCCCTGCTCCCCACCATCCGCTCGCGCACCCAGGTGCTCAAGTTCCAGCCCATCCCGGTGCGCGAGCTGGAGGCGTACCTGCGCGAGCAGGCCGGGCTGCCGGCGCTCCAGGCCGCCGCCGCCGCGCGCCTGAGCGGCGGCAGCCTGGGGCTGGCCCTGTCGCTGGACATGGAGGCGGTCGCGGCCATGCAGGAGTCCGCCTTCGAGCTCCTCGTTGTCATGGCCCATCCCAACGACGCCGCGCTCTTCAAGCACCTGGCGGACGCCTTCCCCCCGAACAAGAGCCCGGAGCTCATGCTCCAGATTCTGATTTCCATTCTGCGCGATTTGGTTATAATGGACTTTTTTCAGGACCGGGACCACGTGATGCACAACGACCGGATGGAGACCTTGAAATCCTTGCGCGCCGCATTCAGCCCCCCCGTCGTGGAGTACCTCCTGCGCGAGGTCGAGGAGCTCTACCGGAAGCGCCACCTCAACCTGAGGCTGGACACCTATATCCAGAACGCCATCCTGCGGACCCGGGCCTTGCTGCTCCGGAGAATCGAGGCATGACCCAACTGGTTCACGTCCGGATCGAGGACTGCTGCCGGACCGATTCCTATCTCAGCGACGAGCTCACCCTGTTCAAGGGCGACGCCTGCATCGTCCAGACCGAGCGCGG from Acidobacteriota bacterium includes these protein-coding regions:
- the holB gene encoding DNA polymerase III subunit delta', yielding MPPFIGNAAIGRLLAECRRRDTLHHAYTFAGIDGVGKKRLALQLAKSLNCAAAPAGLDACDACISCRKVDSGSHPDVQVIAPETKVFKIDQVRALIQEIYYLPFEGRRRVFILDDADRMNEEAANALLKTLEEPPESSSLILITANLYALLPTIRSRTQVLKFQPIPVRELEAYLREQAGLPALQAAAAARLSGGSLGLALSLDMEAVAAMQESAFELLVVMAHPNDAALFKHLADAFPPNKSPELMLQILISILRDLVIMDFFQDRDHVMHNDRMETLKSLRAAFSPPVVEYLLREVEELYRKRHLNLRLDTYIQNAILRTRALLLRRIEA